A single window of Plutella xylostella chromosome 25, ilPluXylo3.1, whole genome shotgun sequence DNA harbors:
- the LOC125490620 gene encoding uncharacterized protein LOC125490620: MSSSTCIFGGNLNFDHACHEWQIFKDRFVQFCIANDITEENDAAGLKRRALLLTALVDDTYRVVKDLAFPTLLDNVEYKALVALLDRHLEPKRCSFAERSAFYKAEQRAGEGLAEWAARVRRAAQYCGFGTELDTALRDRFVLGLEDAKEKERLFAESVDTLTMNKALELAQGVRCARQALRGARGAGEPPQLFEMRAGSGAGRATPAAAPSPAAQTRAGRCKVCGYRNHTTDQCRFSDLTCQNCNKKGHLRRMCKSRGNNFLQPEDSDIEDDVAV, translated from the exons ATGAGTTCTAGCACATGTATATTCGGTGGTAACCTCAATTTCGACCACGCCTGTCATGAATGGCAAATTTTCAAAGACCGGTTTGTACAGTTCTGCATAGCAAACGACATTACCGAAGAAAACGATGCAGCAGGCCTTAAAAGGAGAGCCTTGCTGCTGACGGCGCTGGTTGATGACACATACCGGGTCGTAAAAGACTTGGCCTTCCCGACCTTACTAGACAATGTGGAGTACAAGGCGCTTGTAGCATTGCTAGACCGGCACCTGGAGCCAAAGAGGTGCAGCTTCGCAGAAAGGAGCGCTTTCTACAAGGCGGAGCAGCGGGCAGGAGAGGGACTGGCCGAGTGGGCGGCTCGAGTGCGGAGGGCGGCGCAGTACTGCGGGTTCGGAACGGAGCTCGACACGGCGCTGCGCGACCGATTCGTCCTCGGACTGGAGGACGCGAAGGAGAAGGAGCGACTGTTCGCGGAGAGCGTGGACACGCTCACTATGAACAAGGCACTGGAGCTGGCGCAGGGCGTGCGGTGCGCGCGGCAGGCGCTGCGCGGTGCGCGAGGCGCCGGGGAGCCGCCGCAGCTGTTCGAGATGCGAGCGGGCAGCGGCGCGGGCCGCGCCACGCCGGCGGCCGCGCCGTCACCCGCCGCGCAGACACGAGCAGGCAGGTGTAAGGTGTGCGGCTACCGGAACCACACGACGGACCAGTGTAGATTTAGTGACTTGACTTGTCAGAATTGCAATAAGAAGGGCCATCTCAGAAGAATGTGCAAGTCCAGGGGAAACAATTTCCTGCAGCCGGAGGACAGCGACATTGAAGACG ATGTCGCAGTGTAA